In Pseudomonas glycinae, the DNA window CTGTTCGGCGAGCTTGTCGGCCAGACGTACGAACGCGGCCAGATCGAGTTGCTCGGGGCGCAGGCTGCCATCGACGCCGGCGGCTTCGATTTCGGCATTGCTCAGCAACTGCTTGAGGGTGTTGCGCAGGGTCTTGCGGCGCTGGTTGAAGGCTTCACGCACCACACGCTCGAGCAGGCGATGATCCTTGGCCGGATGCGGCAGCACCGCGTGCGGTACCAGGCGGACGATCGCCGAGTCGACTTTCGGCGGCGGATTGAATGCGCCCGGGCCGACGTTGAACAGGTGCTCGACCCGGCAGTGGTACTGAACCATGATCGACAGACGGCCCCAGTCACCGCCACCGGGACCGGCGGCCAGACGCTCGACCACTTCCTTCTGCAGCATGAAGTGCATGTCGCGAATGATGCCGGCGTTGTTCAGCAGGTGGAAAATCAGCGGCGTGGAGATGTTGTACGGCAGGTTGCCGACCACGCGCAGGCTATTCGGCGCAGCGTTCAGGGTATTGAAGTCGAACTTCAGCGCATCGCCCTGATGCAGATTGAAGTTGCTCTTGCCGGCAAACTGCTGGTTGAGGATCGGGATCAGGTCCTTGTCCAGCTCCACCACATCCAGCTCTGCCCCTGAGTTGAGGATGCCGGCGGTCAGTGCGCCCTGGCCCGGCCCGATTTCCAGCATGCGGTCGCCGGCCTTGGCATTGATGGAGCGCAGGATGCGGTCGATGACGCCGGCATCGTGCAGGAAGTTCTGGCCAAAGCGTTTGCGCGCCTTGTGTTGGTATTGCTCGGTCATAAACGGGTCTCGGCCATCTGGTAGGCGGTTTCCAGGGCGACTTGCAGGCTGCCGGTGTCGATCCTGCCGCTGCCGGCCAGATCCAGGGCGGTGCCATGGTCGACCGAGGTGCGGATGATCGGCAGGCCCAGGGTCACGTTGACTGCAGCGCCGAAGCCTTTGTACTTCAGCACGGGCAGACCCTGGTCGTGGTACATCGCCAGCACTGCGTCACAGTGCTCCAGATATTTGGGGGTAAACAGAGTGTCGGCAGGCAGCGGGCCACGAAGGTCCATGCCCTCGCCGCGCAGGCGCTCCAATGTGGGTTCGATGATGTCGATTTCTTCATGGCCCAGGTGTCCGCCTTCGCCGGCGTGCGGGTTGAGTCCGCAGACCAGGATACGCGGTTGGGCGATGCCGAATTTTTGTTGCAGGTCGGCGCGCAGAATCCGCGTGACCCGTTCCAGGCGCTCCGGCGTGATCGCATCGGCAATGTCGCGCAAGGGCAGGTGAGTGGTGACCAGCGCCACGCGCAAACCGCGGGTGGCGAGCATCATCACCACTTGGGCGGTGTGGGTCAGGTCGGCGAGAAACTCGGTGTGACCGGAAAACGCGATGCCCGATTCGTTGATCACGCCTTTGTGCACAGGCGCGGTGATCATCCCGGCGAAGTCGCCGTTCAGACAGCCATTGCCGGCTCGGGTCAGGGTTTCGAGGACGAATGCGGCGTTGGCCTTGTCCAGTTGCCCGGCGACCACGGGGGCGCTGAGCGGGGTGTCCCAGACGTACAGGCTGTTGGCGGGCGCGGGAGCGTCCGGCCAGTTGTCAGGCGCAACTTCCAGCAAGCTGACAGCCAGCCCCAGCTGCGCGGCCCGCTCTTGGAGCAGGTCGCGGCTGGTGATGGCAATCAGGGGGTGTGGCTGGGCTTGCGAGGCGAGCAGCAGGCACAGGTCGGGACCGATGCCGGCCGGTTCGCCGGGTGTCAGCGCGAAACGCTTGGGTTTCACTGCGCTGCCTGGTCTGCACCAGGGAGTTTGATCTCTACGTACGCTTCGTCACGGATCTGACGCAGCCAGGTTTGCAGCTCTTCGTCGTATTTGCGGTTACGCAGTACGGTCATCGCTTGCTGCTCACGGGCCTGTTCGGTGCTGTCGGTGGCGCGACGGCCAAGGACTTCCAGAACGTGCCAGCCGTACTGGGTCTGGAACGGCTTGGACAGCTGACCCTGCGGGGACTTGGCCATCACGGCGCGGAATTCCGGTACCAGTGCGTTCGGGTCGATCCAGTTCAGGTCGCCGCCGTTGAGCGCAGAGCCCGGGTCTTCCGAATACTTCTTGGCCAGTTCGGCGAAATCTTCACCGGCTTCGATGCGGTTATAGAGCGACTGAGCCAGTTCCTTGGTCTTGGCTTCGTCGCGAACCGGACTCGGCTTGACCAGGATGTGGCGCACATGCACTTCGTCGCGCATCTGGCTTTCGCCACCACGCTTTTCCAGCAGCTTCAGGATGATGAAACCGCCCGGAGTGCGTGCCGGTGGAGTGATGTCGCCCGGTGTCATGCTGCTCAGTTCACGGTCGAATGGCGGGGGCAGTTGAGCAGCTTTGCGCCAGCCCATGTCGCCGCCTTCCAGCGCGTTGTCACTGGCAGAGTTGGCCACGGCCATTTGGCCGAAGTCAGCGCCTTGCTTGAGCTGCTGGTAAACCTCCATCGCCTTGCGTGCAGCACTCTGAATCGCTTCGGAGTTGGCGCTTTCCGGGGTCGGAATCAGGATGTTGGCCAGGTGCAGTTCTTCGGACAGTTGCATCTTGCCCAGGTCGGAGGCGAGGAAGTTCTTCACTTCCTGTTCCGAGACCTGAATACGTTCGGCCACACGACGCTGGCGTACACGGCTGATGATCATTTCGCGGCGGATCTGCTCGCGAGCGTCTTCATAGGAGAGGCCGTCACGGGACAGGGCGATGCGGAACTGCTCCGGGGTCATGTTGTTGCGCTGGGCAATGGTGCCCACAGCCTGGTTCAGTTCCTCATCGGTGATACGGATGCCGGAACGTTCGCCGATCTGCAATTGCAGGTTTTCGACGATCAGGCGTTCGAGCACCTGTTGATCCAGTACGCCCGGAGGCGGCAGACCGCCGCCACGCTTGGCGATGGTTTGCTGAACTTCGTGGACGCGTTGATCCAGCTGGCTCTGCATGACCACGTCGTTGTCGACGATGGCCACAACCTTATCGATGGACTGCACCGCGGCGTTGGCCGCGGTACCCAGGAACAGCGCGCCCAGCATCAGCGGGCGCAGACAATCAGAAAGCTTGGTCTTCACGTTGACGATAACCTTGGATGCCTTTGTCGAGGAAGCTCTCTACCTTGGCGCCAGTGAGGCCGCCGAGTCCCTTCAGAACAATTTGGAGGAAGACGCCGTGGTCGCCTTTTTCGTTTTCCGGGGCGTTCTGACTGAATTCGTCATAGCTGACCCAGTAACGGTTGATCAGGCGCAGTTTCCAGCAGCAGTTGTCATATTCGAAACCACCGAAGGCTTCCAGCGTGCGATTGCGGTTGTAGTCGTACTGCCAGCGGCTGATCGCGCTCCACTGCGGAACGATCGGCCAGATGACCGAGAAGTCATGCTGCTGGATCTTGTAGTAGTCCTTCACGTAGCCAGGCTGGCCAGGGGTGCCGTAATCACCACCGCCCACCGACCATTTACCGGTGTTCTGGTCGTAACGAACCTGGTCGTTGCGATAGCGATAACCGACGTTGACCACCTTGTTCGGGTTGTCTTCAGGCTGGTAATGGAACATCGCGCTGCCGGAACGCGGGCTGCGGCTGTCCGGATCCCAGTTGTAATCGGCAGTGGTGCGCCAGTCGCGGTTCCAGCGGTATTCATATTCCAGTGCGTAAGGCGAAACATTGGAATGCGCGTCGTCGCGGGTCTTTGGATCAATGCCCGGCAACTGGACTTCGCGATCCTTGAAGTAGAGAGCCTGGCCGATGCTGATGCGTTGACGCTCGAAACCGTCTTCCTCGATCCAGCGGTTGGTGACACCCAGCGACAGCTTGTTTTCATCGCCGACACGGTCGGAGCCGGAGAACCGGTTGTCACGGAAAAGCGATGCGTAGTTGAAGGTGTACTCACCGGTATCGAACACCGGAATGTCTTCCTGGTTTTCCTCAGGTACATAGAGGTAGAACAGGCGTGGTTCCAGGGTCTGGCGATAGTTCTTGCCGAACCAGGAGGTGTCGCGGTCGAAATACAGGCCGCTGTCGACACTGAAGATCGGGACGCCGCGGTTCTGGTTACGGCTGTAACTACCGTTGATGAAGTCGGTACCCGTTGCAGCGGCGAAGGCCTGCTGTTGGGCGATCTGGTTCTTGCCGGTACCGTCCAGATCGAGGTCGTACTGGGTGTACTGATATTTCAGAGATGGCTTCAGGAAGCCATATGTCCAGTCCAGAGGCAGGCTGACACCTGGTTTGAGGTTCAAACGGTTACCGTTGGCGCGAGCCAGACCGGTTACGTTGTTGTCCAGACGCAGTTCGGATGTGCCGTCTTCGTTGATGAAATTGCCATTTTTCAGATCGCGTTCGAAACGTACGATTTCGGTCTCGTAATCGAAGTCCAGGCCTTGCGGGTGATACGGCAGCTGACCATTGAAGGTGATCTGCGGCAGACGGTCATAAGGTGTGATGTTCGATACGGTCGCCAGCTGGTACGCCTGGGCGTTCAAGCGGGCGGTGTAGCTGTCGCCACGATAGGTGACCGAGCCCTGCTGGTTCACGTAGTCGGCGCTTTTCACGCCGATCTGGTCGGTCTGCAGATCCTGGAAGTAATAAGGATCGCTGATCTTGGTGTAGTCCACCT includes these proteins:
- the rsmA gene encoding 16S rRNA (adenine(1518)-N(6)/adenine(1519)-N(6))-dimethyltransferase RsmA, yielding MTEQYQHKARKRFGQNFLHDAGVIDRILRSINAKAGDRMLEIGPGQGALTAGILNSGAELDVVELDKDLIPILNQQFAGKSNFNLHQGDALKFDFNTLNAAPNSLRVVGNLPYNISTPLIFHLLNNAGIIRDMHFMLQKEVVERLAAGPGGGDWGRLSIMVQYHCRVEHLFNVGPGAFNPPPKVDSAIVRLVPHAVLPHPAKDHRLLERVVREAFNQRRKTLRNTLKQLLSNAEIEAAGVDGSLRPEQLDLAAFVRLADKLAEQPAKAPEAD
- the pdxA gene encoding 4-hydroxythreonine-4-phosphate dehydrogenase PdxA encodes the protein MKPKRFALTPGEPAGIGPDLCLLLASQAQPHPLIAITSRDLLQERAAQLGLAVSLLEVAPDNWPDAPAPANSLYVWDTPLSAPVVAGQLDKANAAFVLETLTRAGNGCLNGDFAGMITAPVHKGVINESGIAFSGHTEFLADLTHTAQVVMMLATRGLRVALVTTHLPLRDIADAITPERLERVTRILRADLQQKFGIAQPRILVCGLNPHAGEGGHLGHEEIDIIEPTLERLRGEGMDLRGPLPADTLFTPKYLEHCDAVLAMYHDQGLPVLKYKGFGAAVNVTLGLPIIRTSVDHGTALDLAGSGRIDTGSLQVALETAYQMAETRL
- the surA gene encoding peptidylprolyl isomerase SurA; protein product: MKTKLSDCLRPLMLGALFLGTAANAAVQSIDKVVAIVDNDVVMQSQLDQRVHEVQQTIAKRGGGLPPPGVLDQQVLERLIVENLQLQIGERSGIRITDEELNQAVGTIAQRNNMTPEQFRIALSRDGLSYEDAREQIRREMIISRVRQRRVAERIQVSEQEVKNFLASDLGKMQLSEELHLANILIPTPESANSEAIQSAARKAMEVYQQLKQGADFGQMAVANSASDNALEGGDMGWRKAAQLPPPFDRELSSMTPGDITPPARTPGGFIILKLLEKRGGESQMRDEVHVRHILVKPSPVRDEAKTKELAQSLYNRIEAGEDFAELAKKYSEDPGSALNGGDLNWIDPNALVPEFRAVMAKSPQGQLSKPFQTQYGWHVLEVLGRRATDSTEQAREQQAMTVLRNRKYDEELQTWLRQIRDEAYVEIKLPGADQAAQ
- a CDS encoding LPS-assembly protein LptD, yielding MALKSPAFRKKFPLLVTGSLLAMQPLASSFVVAAEQYDCAASATGGWACSPKTPAAALPPRPVHDGSAVSAAGEVPAESGSTAESGPKPVLVTESKGRGLKSRSEDYSHLDWVPREKLTAAQLAETGPYCSGSYIEPIRPGMNDKTNKSDAPTFIGAKASRYQQDSQVASLAGDVVMRQGSMQVEADEANLYQAESRGELAGNVRIRDNGALIVGDHADVQLDTGEAKVDNAEYVMHKSRIRGNALYAKRAENAIIRLKDGTYTTCEPNSNAWQLKGNNITLNPATGFGTATNVTLRVKDIPVLYTPYIYFPIDDRRQSGFLPPTIGSGSDTGFMLVTPYYFNLAPNYDATLYPRYMSKRGMLMEGEFRYLTKSSEGQFGAAYLNDEDDERKGQTDYDKTRYMYNWQHKGGLDSRVFTQVDYTKISDPYYFQDLQTDQIGVKSADYVNQQGSVTYRGDSYTARLNAQAYQLATVSNITPYDRLPQITFNGQLPYHPQGLDFDYETEIVRFERDLKNGNFINEDGTSELRLDNNVTGLARANGNRLNLKPGVSLPLDWTYGFLKPSLKYQYTQYDLDLDGTGKNQIAQQQAFAAATGTDFINGSYSRNQNRGVPIFSVDSGLYFDRDTSWFGKNYRQTLEPRLFYLYVPEENQEDIPVFDTGEYTFNYASLFRDNRFSGSDRVGDENKLSLGVTNRWIEEDGFERQRISIGQALYFKDREVQLPGIDPKTRDDAHSNVSPYALEYEYRWNRDWRTTADYNWDPDSRSPRSGSAMFHYQPEDNPNKVVNVGYRYRNDQVRYDQNTGKWSVGGGDYGTPGQPGYVKDYYKIQQHDFSVIWPIVPQWSAISRWQYDYNRNRTLEAFGGFEYDNCCWKLRLINRYWVSYDEFSQNAPENEKGDHGVFLQIVLKGLGGLTGAKVESFLDKGIQGYRQREDQAF